In Oryza brachyantha chromosome 1, ObraRS2, whole genome shotgun sequence, the following are encoded in one genomic region:
- the LOC102717116 gene encoding DNA damage-repair/toleration protein DRT102 — MAATADRRFKIFAAADGFGQPLKDAVVAHLRAHPSVAGVVDLGVDKYYAAAAAVARSVASSSASDPALEARGVVVCGTGAGVAIFANKYPGVYATHCAAPADAVNTRSINACNVLALSGMATPPDAAAAIADAWLATPFRAPCPASGDAPWPEDIQLFFDSAPAEMAAIPEGSDSACAICCLRKGMEFEPVGIIPGGEMRIVRESPTSAYVRFKAGSVEPAHHHKFGHDLVVIRGKKKVWNLTKKETYDLVDGDFLFTPAGDVHRVKYLEDTEFFIRWDGHWDIFLDEDLDAARNAIDAELGAATCK; from the coding sequence ATGGCCGCCACCGCAGACCGCCGCTTCAAGATCTTCGCGGCCGCCGACGGCTTCGGCCAGCCGCTCaaggacgccgtcgtcgcccaccTCCGCGCGCacccctccgtcgccggcgtcgttgaCCTCGGCGTCGACAAGTActacgccgccgcggccgccgtcgcacGCAGCGtcgcgtcctcctccgcctccgaccCCGCGCTCGAGGCCCGCGGCGTCGTGGTCTGCGGCACAGGCGCGGGCGTCGCCATCTTCGCCAACAAGTACCCCGGCGTGTACGCCACCCActgcgccgcccccgccgacgccgtcaACACCCGCTCCATCAACGCCTGCAACGTCCTCGCGCTCTCCGGCATGGCCACcccgcccgacgccgccgccgccatcgccgacgccTGGCTCGCCACCCCGTTCCGCGCCCCGTGCCCGGCCTCCGGGGACGCCCCCTGGCCGGAGGACATCCAGCTATTCTTCGACTCCGCGCCCGCCGAGATGGCCGCCATCCCCGAGGGCTCCGACTCCGCCTGCGCCATCTGCTGCCTGAGGAAGGGGATGGAGTTCGAGCCGGTGGGGATCATTCCCGGCGGCGAGATGCGGATTGTGCGGGAGAGCCCCACGTCTGCCTACGTCCGGTTCAAGGCCGGGAGCGTGGAGCCGGCGCACCACCACAAGTTCGGCCACGACCTGGTGGTGATCAGGGGCAAGAAGAAGGTCTGGAACCTCACCAAGAAGGAGACCTACGACCTGGTGGACGGCGATTTCCTCTTCacgcccgccggcgacgtgcacCGCGTCAAGTACTTGGAGGACACCGAGTTCTTCATCCGGTGGGACGGCCATTGGGACATCTTCCTCGACGAGGACCTCGACGCCGCGCGCAATGCCATCGATGCAGAGCTTGGAGCAGCAACCTGCAAGTGA